In Megalobrama amblycephala isolate DHTTF-2021 linkage group LG21, ASM1881202v1, whole genome shotgun sequence, the genomic stretch GCATGTGTGCAAACAGTTATACTTACTTTTTTTTGATGGTTATAGAACACATCTGGCACACTAAGGTTTTGTCaaacacagagaaaaaaaactgGTCACAAACTGTTAGAATGCTTTGGTAATTCAGATGTATAAAAGTAAATTGTATTATCAGCTCATGTGAATATACTGCCAACtttgtgttttgttattttgttactCCATCACAGGGTCTTTCTGTGATATTTGCTTTAAATTCTCCCCAAATGTGAGGCACCATCCACCCCCTCCGTCATGCATGTAGCTGCACATATGGAACGACTCAAAGTTTCCATGTGTAGACTTAGGCTTGAGCTGACCTAGCAGCAGTTATTAAGTGGAAAACCTGAGGCAACGTTTGGAAAGGAAGTAAATGACCTCATAAATCTACAGTATGCCTGTTCATGTCTCTCACACTCATCAGACTGTACCTGTACCATCTTTACAGTGGTCAGGATATATGCAACCTCATTTTCATTTCTTATCCTCAAATTAgtcaaattaaacattaaatattggGTTATACATACTCCCTATGTgatgttatgtttttatgtcaGAATCAAGTTtctttttagggcccgagcaccgatggtgtgaggaccctactGTAAATGCTCAGTCAATTATTCTTattctccgaaatgaatcgcatttctgagggcctaaacatgctcgaaaacccatgaaactttgcacacgcttTAGAAGttctgaaaatttacatctgatggtgtggcaaaatggctccacagcaccacctacaaaatttcaattaagcgcccttcgtgctacgtttcacgtacaggtatgaaatttggtagacacatgtaaaaaaaagcccctgggtgcaaaatctgaaaaccaaacaggaagtgagatatttcgAATTTTCATCGCAAAatatttccagacgttgtactctaacaaactcctcctagagctttaatcagatcaacatcatatttggtcagtctaatctaaagtcctttgtgatgttaaattgcgaagatctagagttttcgctgaagggtgtgtccgtggcggccagacaaagtttgatgtttcgccatgaaacaggaagttgttgtaactcaggcacacaatgtccgatctgccccaaacttcacacgagtcctggcctgaagacatctacatggcaaaattcagttacagtcataaaGCCACCTGCGGGCAACAGGAAATAACATGTTTTACACAGTCGTAAACTCCTCAGATTTAACCAGAACCACATCATATAAGACCTTAGCaatgataaatatcaaagatcttgagttttcgttgaagggcgcgtccgtggcggcctgacaaagtctgatgtttcgccatgaaagaggaagctgttgtaactctgGCGATCTGCCCCAAatttcacatgtgtgataagagacCTGGCCTAAAGACTATTATTGAaaatctatatgccaatattcagttagtcatagtgcCACCAGCtagcaacaggaaatggcatgctttgcactataattcactcccagaaacacatttgtatatgtcatgaagtaccaaacatagtagaaacacgttaaatcatgcaacactttgctaagtgctaatgtacgcgattaacgccacaaaagaggaagttgttgtaactcaacTAGTTGTtgtctgctccaaacttcacaagTCTTGGCCTCCACCTGGCCTGGAAGTCAAAgcaccacctgttggcagcaggaagtgtggcactttgaaatgactgctataattctcctgtatttactcgcttacatgcatgtcgcccactgttcaccgttttcctaaggccaacgggtggcggtgaacctgggtgcgagggccctttcatcactGTTTGCAgctcttcttttcttcttcttttttttgataACAGTCAGTGATAGGTTATAACTtgcatcatgcagcatgtctagaCATAAAATTAAACCACAATCAAGTCAAACAAGTCTTTTTGTTGAACTTCTAAAATCGGCAAGATCTGTTTTTAAAGCCTATTCCATCTGTCATGTATCTGTGGGCAATGTACTTTAAAATtaagtttaaaatgtttttattttatattatttaaattttttgacccacttatgGAAACTAGGGCTGCTAGGcccttttaatataaaaatatatcaaataaacaTATCTACTTAACATGTTTAAAGACTGAAGAGCTTCCTAGAAGCCACcacaattttttgtttgtttgctagCTACATTATAGTGGAAAACATCCTTACAGCAAAAAAAGAACATATGTCTCCCAAGGATGCATGTATTTTCGCGTTAACCTCAAATTATACTGTATAATAATAGATCTAAAAGCGCTAGTTTCAACTTtgtagtaaaataaaataccttTTTGCTACAATATGAAAGTCTAAGAACTCACTGTTACGGTGACCTGCTTTCATCCAGTCCAGCAGATGGCAGTAACCCATAACCGACCGTTCACATACTGCATGTTTCTTGTTCCGGAGTTTGCATCATCAATCATAGCAACGAAAACACCGACTTACCTTCATAATGGCAAGTACATTTCACCAGTTGTTTTTGATAATAAGTGCTTATATttgaaaatgcatgtttgttaGCTCGTTTTTGTCTCGGTTTAGGTTTTTTGCGGCTAACATTGACTGCAGGGCGTTGTCATTCACGAGACGGTCCTTACATTAGCCAAATACTGCTcgagtaaataaaataaacaatgccAAATATGTATTTCCCCCCCCGCAGATTTATTTAGGGATTTCACAGAGTGGCTGTTCCGAAGAATATTAGATATTAGGCAATGACATACAGCTGGTTTTACTCTTAATTAGGCTGTTTTAATCCATTAAGCGTTTATGTTGCAGGCTGAGGTGGAGGAGACGATGAAAAGGCTCCAGAATCAGAAAGGAGTACAAGGAATCATCATTGTTAATGCAGAAGGTATCTGgcaaatgagaaatgttgcagctgttattacatattttagtttggtTGTCATGTGCTTCAGCAGCAGCATGAAACTTATAAAACAAAGAGATCTTTGTTGTTGTATCTGCAGTTTTCCCTATGTGCTCTCTTTTAATAGGCATCCCCATTAAAAGCACCCTTGACAACGCGAGCACAGTTCAGTATGCTGGTAATATCCACCAGTTGCTCATGAAAGCTCGAGGAATAGTGAGGGACATCGACCCTCAGAATGATCTCACCTTTCTTAGAGTTCGATCAAAGAAGAATGAGATCATGATTGCCCCAGGTAAAGAGAAGTACACTTATGTAATGCTGAGTTATTTAGGTtagtgcagtggttctcaaacagGGGGCTTGTTgactttttattataatataaatataatataatgtccaTTATGGCCaaactttatattaggtgtcatAAAATAATATGTACTTACgtcaaaaaaataagtacaatataCTTATTGTGTTGTATTGCAAAAGACATTTGCTTCTATTGAGatgggatatgggtaaggttagtgacaggtttggtggtatgggttggtttaagggtgggttaaggacttgggtaaagttggttttatattcgcacattcggacttctgataaattcagactttccaataaatgtgcaataaattaatgtttgcgaattttaagcagcgacatgatattgacaaccaacgattgtcaacttacaacatttttcacagtcgatcaaaataggcaagtattgttttaatggcatattaacttgtgaatgtccactgaatgtccaatgtagtgtgattaacaaggctattgaatatggatgtccgaatgtgcgaatataaaaccaactttacccaagtcacataagggaagggtcaacagtgtaattatagatgtaattacatgcaggtattttcaGCAGGATCAAATGTttattgaaagaaaaagaacaacaaaatattattacaaggCGTTTCAAAATCACAACAAAACAgtcaaaaaaaatatgtgtaaatatacatatataatcatATACACATAACATGcaggcatttttaaaaatatatgtacaatggaaaaacatgtatgtacacaataagtgcattgtatcaaattattaatttaaatgttagtacagtgtagttaaagacacctaatataaagtggtaccattattattatattaaaacaatCCAACTTGATTCAAATTCTAAAAAGATGATATTTGAGATGTAAACTTTTTTCCTTCAATGACTATATCAACAGCCCCAGTacctttttaataatatattatagttaatatattgtagttatgttaaagggttagttcaccccaaaatctaaattatgccataatttactcaccctcaacaagccatcctaggtctatatgactttcttctttcagtcaaacataactggagttgtattaaaaaatattatggctcttccaagctttataatgggagtgaatagtaaccaagattttgaataataataataataataataatgttttatttatttagcgcCTTTCAAGAACCCAAGGACGCTTTACATGAAGTTGCTAGATAACATGAATAGTTTGTTCCAGAGCTTAGAAGCTGATATGCTGAATGCCCTACCACCCACACTAAATAGACAGAACTTGGGTACTGCAAGCAAGTTTTCAGAGCTCGATCTCAGAGTACAGGCAGGGACATAGGGGATAATCAATTCGGAGAGATAAGAAGGTGCTAAACCATGATGAGCCTTGAAAACTAGAGCAAGAATCTTAAACTGGATGCAGTGACTAACAGGGAGCCAATGTAGTTGCTGTAAGACAGGGGTGATGTGAGCTGATTTTTTGGTAAAAGTGAGGACACGAGCTGCTGAATTCTGAATGAACTGCAAGCgatttatgactttttttgggtAGACCATAAAACAAGGATTTGCAATAATCAAGACATGAAGTTATAAAAGCATAAACAACAGTTGCTGCATCTTTGAAATTTAGTCTTAAACAGACAATGTTGCGAAGATGGAAGAAACAGGACTTGACAAGCTGATTGATATGGGTTCAAAACATCGCCTAGAATCAAACAACACACCGAGGTTTCGTATAGTGGAAGAGGGTTGAATCAAAACACCGTCAATGTTAATAGAAAAGTCATGTTGGGTGAGATTAGGGATTAAGGGCCTACTagcagaatttcatttttttccatattcaacttTAAGTGGTTTTGAGCCATCCATATTTTGAGATTGTGTAAGCAAGATGTTAAAgatgaagcccaaaaaagcacatccatccatcataaatgtgatCCATACGGCtgcagggggttaataaaggctttctaAAGTGAaacaatgggtttttgtaagaaaaatatccatatttaaaactttatagacTATAATCACCAGCTTTTGCTAATGTCCGTCTGTGCATTCAAGAAAGAGTCAAGTTCCAGTgtatgacgtaggatgtaggaatagcgtaagcttaggtgagagtagacaactcaacaaactcaagctcctccaacatttctctcCCATtatataaagcttggaagagccagaatatgttttaatataactcagattgtgcttgactgaaagaagaaagtcatatacacctaggatggcttgaaggtgagtaagttatgggataattttcatttttgggtgaaataaccctttaatattataatatacaacCCCTGGTAAAATTATGGAATCACCGCACTTGGATGGATGTTCACCtacattttttactttatagcaaataaaaaaatcacagatATGACACAAGTAAGGTTTTATTCAATTGCTTAACATTCTGGCTTCATGAAACATACCTCAAACTAgttcaattacatttttttattattaatgcatGTTTTTTCCAGATCAAGTAGAGAGAAAAAATATGGAATCACTCAATGTTGAGGGGAAAATTATGGATTCATATATTAAATTGCATTTCTAAAACAAATACTGGGATAAAAAATGCTAAGTTGAGatcattttgtaaataaaacctAAACAGATGAGAGTTGAATATGTcataatattgtatttttgcTGCCTGTCTGCACAAAGCCAAATATGCATCTGGTGTTTATCTGATATAAACTGATGACTATGATCATACATtagtaatgtattttattctgttCTCTTCACAGACAAGGACTATTTCCTGATCGTCATTCAAAATCCTACAGAGTAGTCCTGAATTCCTCATAGTAGCATTGCCATAgtattttgttttctaaataatggCCAAAAGTGTTTCATTTCATATGTTCCAGTAAAGTGAAGTTTATGTAGTAACAGTTACATTTAAAGGAAGTTGCTTCCATCTCATTATAAATATTAGGTTTGTACTGATCTTGCTTACCATTCCAATAATTTGCCtttattctgtaatttattatcTCATATTCTCTCTTTTGCAAGTACCCGAGCTGTTCATCATCTATATGCATCAACATGACACTATAACATACTGTACTTGTTTGTGTATGCTAAAAAggacaataaaacaacaatgcatttccttatatttattttttgcctaTGTATTTTCATATGAAATGGAAAGAGTGCTCTTCAGTTTGccataatttaaaacataaagtTTAGATTTGATTGTACATGAACTACTGATCtgtatatgtataatatgtataatgtaaaaaaaacaaaaacttaattaTATCAATTATAAGGGGTTACTTAAATACACTATAgttataaaatgttaatttacaaGATTAGGATAAGAAAATTTGTAACTATATTGTTATTGCAGGCCTATACTTAAACTGGGTCCTGTCCCTTTAAATCCTGCTATGACATCACGAACTTTAGTACATTGTCTCGAGCTGTTTTGCTTACAGTGAGTCAGGAGCTCGAAAAGA encodes the following:
- the dynlrb1 gene encoding dynein light chain roadblock-type 1 — protein: MAEVEETMKRLQNQKGVQGIIIVNAEGIPIKSTLDNASTVQYAGNIHQLLMKARGIVRDIDPQNDLTFLRVRSKKNEIMIAPDKDYFLIVIQNPTE